A genomic region of Marinobacter qingdaonensis contains the following coding sequences:
- a CDS encoding DUF547 domain-containing protein, protein MRYLTHIAAFFVLVLTWQTANAAKPVENLEALYAQLLDDHTQEGRKDGLAVRLVDYPALAGDERWNRLVGLLAEVPVEQVQSPDARKAFYLNAYNILAIDMVVDHWPLRSLKSVGSLVNPVWKHDAGVVAGQPVTLSYLEHDVLRAMGDPRVHMAINCASLSCPDLRHEPYSASRIDQQLDDQVERFLAQDYKGMRLDRADQTARLSAIFDWFEEDFDTAGGVEGFVRRYRPDLPASWAVDADLPYNWGVNGKLSAHTLRAMRDEF, encoded by the coding sequence ATGCGCTATCTGACCCACATTGCCGCCTTTTTTGTTCTGGTTCTGACCTGGCAGACGGCCAACGCGGCGAAGCCGGTTGAAAACCTCGAAGCGCTCTATGCGCAGCTGCTTGACGATCACACCCAGGAAGGTCGCAAGGACGGCCTGGCGGTTCGCCTGGTGGATTACCCCGCGCTGGCTGGCGACGAACGCTGGAACCGACTGGTAGGGTTGCTGGCGGAAGTTCCGGTCGAACAGGTGCAATCTCCGGACGCGCGCAAGGCTTTCTATCTGAATGCCTACAACATTCTGGCCATCGACATGGTGGTTGATCATTGGCCGCTTCGCAGCCTGAAATCGGTCGGCTCGCTCGTCAATCCGGTGTGGAAGCACGACGCCGGCGTGGTCGCCGGCCAACCGGTTACCCTGAGTTATCTGGAGCACGATGTGCTCCGGGCCATGGGGGATCCTCGGGTTCACATGGCCATCAATTGCGCCTCCCTGAGCTGCCCAGACCTGCGCCACGAACCCTACTCCGCCAGTCGGATCGACCAACAGCTGGACGACCAGGTTGAACGCTTCCTGGCCCAGGATTACAAGGGCATGCGATTGGACCGCGCGGACCAGACCGCTCGGCTGTCAGCGATTTTCGATTGGTTCGAGGAGGATTTCGACACCGCGGGCGGCGTTGAAGGCTTTGTCAGGCGGTATCGCCCGGATCTGCCCGCCAGCTGGGCGGTGGATGCGGATTTGCCCTACAACTGGGGCGTGAATGGCAAACTGTCCGCCCATACCCTGCGGGCCATGCGCGACGAATTCTGA
- a CDS encoding porin, producing MKKTLIASAVAAATFSGSALAMESASELAARMDSMPQVYGNIQYVVYHADVKGGENGLEHADNGSTIGVKHDHEIAPGITGFFKLELEGLAADDKDRESGLEDVDEAYIGVKGDSFGQLWVGSDDSTYESAIDKIANFYEFAAYNFGGGYETGEGDLIQYQTPSFGGLTLGAAVQINGDLDDASLPDKSGEKSYPYQLAATYAVDNLELAVAMDSNDSAGGDNNENTYGLRATVGLDALSLTGQYQTRKDVGDRYGVIAVYSMGANQFAASYELDVADDANDTERDTITLQALHNLSDHMYVYVEGYLGNGDDGVYGVANESERSALAVGGVYYF from the coding sequence ATGAAAAAGACGCTCATCGCATCAGCTGTTGCAGCTGCGACCTTCTCCGGCTCCGCGCTGGCTATGGAGAGTGCTTCTGAACTGGCCGCACGCATGGACTCCATGCCGCAGGTTTACGGTAACATCCAGTACGTTGTCTACCATGCCGACGTAAAAGGCGGTGAAAACGGCCTTGAGCACGCTGACAACGGTTCCACCATCGGTGTTAAGCACGACCACGAAATCGCACCTGGCATCACCGGTTTCTTCAAGCTTGAGCTGGAAGGCCTGGCTGCTGACGACAAGGACCGTGAGTCCGGTCTGGAAGACGTTGATGAGGCTTACATCGGTGTTAAGGGCGACAGCTTCGGTCAGCTGTGGGTCGGTTCTGACGACTCCACCTACGAGAGCGCCATCGACAAGATCGCCAACTTCTACGAGTTCGCTGCTTACAACTTTGGCGGCGGCTATGAGACTGGCGAAGGCGACCTGATCCAGTACCAGACTCCGTCTTTCGGTGGTCTGACCCTGGGCGCAGCCGTTCAGATCAACGGTGACCTGGATGATGCGTCTCTGCCGGACAAGAGCGGTGAGAAGTCCTACCCGTACCAGCTGGCTGCTACTTACGCGGTTGACAACCTGGAGCTGGCGGTAGCCATGGACTCCAACGACAGCGCCGGTGGCGACAACAACGAAAACACCTACGGTCTGCGTGCCACTGTTGGCCTCGACGCTCTGTCCCTGACTGGTCAGTACCAGACTCGCAAGGACGTTGGTGACCGTTACGGCGTGATCGCTGTTTACTCCATGGGTGCTAACCAGTTCGCCGCTTCCTACGAGCTGGACGTTGCTGACGACGCTAACGACACCGAGCGTGACACCATCACCCTGCAGGCCCTGCACAACCTGTCTGACCACATGTACGTGTACGTGGAAGGTTACCTGGGTAACGGCGACGACGGCGTTTACGGCGTTGCCAACGAGAGCGAGCGTTCCGCTCTGGCCGTTGGTGGTGTTTACTACTTCTGA
- the dtd gene encoding D-aminoacyl-tRNA deacylase codes for MKGLIQRVSEASVTVDNERIGVIQAGLVLLLGVEREDDASAARKLCRRILTYRVFPDEQGRMNRSLTDTGGALLVVPQFTLAADTASGTRAGFSRAASPESAETLYQLFVAEAKAALGGEHVAEGRFGVDMQVQLINDGPVTFLLEV; via the coding sequence ATGAAAGGGCTTATCCAGCGAGTGTCGGAAGCCAGTGTCACCGTGGACAACGAACGCATCGGCGTCATCCAGGCTGGTCTGGTGCTGCTGCTGGGCGTGGAGCGGGAGGATGATGCCTCCGCCGCTCGAAAGTTGTGTCGTCGAATCCTTACCTACCGGGTGTTTCCTGACGAGCAGGGGCGGATGAACCGGAGTCTGACGGACACCGGTGGTGCGCTTCTGGTGGTCCCCCAGTTTACGCTTGCCGCCGATACGGCGTCCGGAACCCGTGCGGGGTTCTCCCGGGCCGCCAGTCCGGAGTCGGCAGAAACTCTCTATCAGCTGTTTGTTGCCGAGGCGAAAGCGGCACTCGGTGGTGAGCACGTGGCTGAAGGGCGTTTTGGGGTGGATATGCAGGTGCAGCTGATCAACGACGGTCCGGTGACCTTTCTGTTGGAGGTGTAA
- the pip gene encoding prolyl aminopeptidase gives MLTLFPELKPNAQHRIAVDPPHELYVEECGNPDGIPVLVVHGGPGGGCEDFHRRFFDAERFRIILMDQRGAGRSTPLAELEGNSTDKLVEDMETVRSFLGVDKWLLFGGSWGSTLSLVYAQQHPDRVSGLVLRGIFLCRPQDIHWFYQEGASRVFPDYWLDFEAPIPMDERGDMVSAYYKRLTSANELEQIQAAKAWSVWEGRCATLHPNPRVVEHFGHPHVAIALARIECHYFMNKAFLEPDQIVRNAQVLADIPGIIVHGRYDMVCPLDNALALSRAWPEADLRIIRDAGHSSSEPAIVDALIRGVEEVVARSEKSAS, from the coding sequence ATGCTCACACTCTTTCCTGAGCTCAAGCCTAACGCCCAACACCGTATCGCCGTGGATCCGCCGCACGAATTGTACGTGGAGGAGTGCGGCAACCCGGACGGGATTCCCGTGCTGGTGGTTCACGGCGGTCCAGGTGGTGGGTGTGAGGATTTCCATCGCCGCTTTTTCGATGCCGAGCGATTCCGGATCATCCTGATGGACCAGCGCGGAGCCGGCCGTTCCACCCCGCTGGCGGAGCTGGAGGGTAACAGCACCGACAAGCTGGTCGAGGACATGGAGACGGTGCGTTCCTTCCTGGGCGTGGACAAATGGCTGCTGTTCGGTGGCAGTTGGGGGTCGACGCTCAGCCTGGTCTACGCCCAGCAGCATCCGGACCGGGTGTCGGGTTTGGTGTTGCGGGGCATCTTCCTGTGTCGACCCCAGGACATCCACTGGTTTTACCAGGAAGGTGCGAGTCGGGTGTTTCCCGATTACTGGTTGGACTTCGAGGCCCCGATCCCAATGGACGAGCGGGGCGACATGGTCTCCGCCTATTACAAGCGGCTGACCAGTGCCAACGAGCTGGAGCAGATCCAGGCGGCCAAAGCCTGGTCCGTCTGGGAGGGGCGGTGTGCAACCCTGCACCCCAACCCCAGGGTGGTGGAGCATTTCGGTCATCCGCACGTGGCCATTGCCCTCGCGCGCATTGAATGCCACTACTTCATGAACAAGGCCTTCCTCGAGCCGGATCAGATTGTCCGCAACGCCCAGGTCCTGGCGGACATCCCCGGTATCATCGTGCACGGCCGGTACGACATGGTCTGTCCACTGGATAACGCCCTGGCGCTCAGCCGAGCCTGGCCCGAGGCCGATCTGCGCATCATCCGCGATGCCGGGCATTCGTCCTCCGAGCCGGCGATCGTGGACGCGCTCATCCGGGGTGTCGAAGAAGTGGTGGCCAGATCTGAAAAAAGTGCGAGCTAA
- the typA gene encoding translational GTPase TypA, producing MIENLRNIAIIAHVDHGKTTLVDKLLRQSGTLDRKELENERVMDSNDQEKERGITILAKNTALKWKDYDINIVDTPGHADFGGEVERVMSMVDCVLLVVDSIDGPMPQTRFVTQKAFAAGLRPIVVVNKIDRPGARPDWVVDQVFDLFDALGATEEQLDFPIVYASALNGIAGTDHENLDDNMDAVFQAIVDHVPAPNVDLDGPFQMQISQLDYNSFLGVIGIGRIMRGKVKTNSPVTAIGADGKKRNGRILKIMGHSGLQRVEVDEAQAGDIVCISGMDELFISDTLCDPSNVEALPALTVDEPTVSMTFQVNDSPFAGKEGKYVTSRNIKERLEKELLHNVALRVEEGDSADKFKVSGRGELHLSVLIENMRRENFELAVGRPEVVIREIDGEKQEPYENVIVDIEEQHQGSVMEQMGLRKGDLTNMVPDGKGRIRLDYTIPARGLIGFRNTFLTMTSGTGILTSTFSHYGPIKVGDVTSRQNGVLVSMAQGTALTYSLETLQSRGKLFLEPGDEIYEGQLCGIHSRDNDLVINPTKGKKLDNMRASGKDEVIGLVPPIKFTLEQALEFIDDDELVEVTPKAIRLRKKLLKENERKRANKK from the coding sequence GTGATTGAAAACCTTCGTAATATCGCCATTATCGCCCACGTTGACCATGGTAAAACCACGCTTGTCGACAAGCTGCTGCGCCAGTCCGGCACCCTGGACCGCAAGGAGCTCGAGAACGAGCGGGTGATGGATTCCAACGACCAGGAAAAGGAACGTGGTATCACCATTCTCGCCAAGAACACGGCGCTGAAGTGGAAAGACTACGACATCAACATCGTGGACACCCCGGGGCACGCCGATTTTGGCGGTGAAGTTGAGCGGGTCATGAGCATGGTCGACTGTGTGCTGCTGGTGGTGGACTCCATCGACGGCCCCATGCCGCAGACCCGGTTCGTGACCCAGAAGGCCTTCGCCGCCGGCCTGCGTCCGATCGTCGTGGTCAACAAGATCGACCGCCCGGGTGCGCGTCCGGACTGGGTCGTGGATCAGGTGTTCGACCTGTTCGACGCCCTCGGTGCGACCGAAGAGCAGCTGGACTTCCCGATCGTTTACGCCAGCGCCCTGAATGGCATCGCCGGCACTGACCACGAAAACCTCGACGACAACATGGACGCCGTGTTCCAGGCCATCGTCGACCACGTGCCGGCGCCCAACGTCGATCTCGACGGTCCGTTCCAGATGCAGATCTCCCAGCTCGACTACAACAGCTTCCTGGGCGTGATCGGTATCGGTCGCATCATGCGTGGCAAGGTCAAGACCAACTCGCCGGTCACCGCCATTGGCGCCGACGGCAAGAAGCGCAACGGCCGTATCCTCAAGATCATGGGCCACTCCGGCCTGCAGCGGGTGGAAGTGGATGAAGCCCAGGCGGGTGACATCGTCTGTATCTCCGGCATGGACGAGCTGTTCATTTCCGACACCCTGTGTGATCCATCCAACGTCGAGGCTCTGCCGGCCCTGACCGTGGATGAGCCGACCGTATCCATGACCTTCCAGGTCAACGACTCGCCGTTTGCCGGTAAAGAAGGCAAGTACGTCACCAGCCGCAACATCAAGGAGCGCCTCGAGAAGGAGCTGCTGCACAACGTGGCGTTGCGGGTCGAAGAGGGTGACTCCGCCGACAAGTTCAAGGTATCCGGTCGCGGCGAGCTGCACCTGTCGGTGCTGATCGAGAACATGCGTCGGGAAAACTTCGAGCTGGCGGTAGGTCGGCCGGAAGTGGTCATCCGTGAAATCGATGGCGAGAAGCAGGAGCCGTACGAGAACGTGATCGTCGACATCGAAGAGCAGCACCAGGGCTCGGTGATGGAGCAGATGGGTCTGCGCAAAGGCGATCTGACCAACATGGTGCCCGACGGAAAAGGCCGTATTCGCCTGGATTACACCATTCCGGCTCGCGGTCTGATCGGGTTTCGGAACACCTTCCTGACCATGACCTCCGGTACCGGTATCCTGACGTCCACCTTCAGCCACTACGGCCCGATCAAGGTCGGGGATGTCACCAGCCGTCAGAACGGCGTGCTGGTCTCCATGGCCCAGGGCACCGCGCTGACCTACTCGCTGGAAACCCTGCAGAGCCGCGGCAAGCTGTTCCTGGAGCCGGGTGACGAGATTTACGAGGGTCAGCTGTGTGGTATCCACAGTCGCGACAATGACCTGGTCATCAACCCGACCAAGGGCAAGAAGCTCGACAACATGCGGGCGTCCGGCAAGGATGAGGTCATTGGTCTGGTGCCGCCGATCAAGTTCACCCTGGAGCAAGCGCTGGAATTCATCGACGACGATGAGCTGGTGGAGGTAACGCCCAAGGCAATCCGCCTGCGTAAGAAGCTCCTGAAAGAGAATGAGCGCAAGCGCGCCAACAAGAAGTAA
- the glnA gene encoding glutamate--ammonia ligase: MSKTVDLINEHEVKWVDLRFTDSRGKEQHVTLPASEVDEDFFADGKMFDGSSIAGWKGINESDMILMPDDSTAVLDPFTEETTLNITCDIVEPSTMQGYERDPRSVARRAEEYLKSTGIADGALFGPEPEFFVFDSVKWEVDMKGAGYSLHSEEAAWVSGEDFDRNNIGHRPGVKGGYFPVPPVDSLHDLRGAMCAAMESMGLEIEVHHHEVGTAGQCEIGVGANTLTRKADEVQILKYCVHNVAHAYGKTATFMPKPVVGDNGSGMHVHMSLSKDGKNLFAGDSYAGLSETALYYIGGVIKHAKAINAFTNSSTNSYKRLVPGFEAPVMLAYSARNRSASIRIPYVNSPKARRIEVRFPDPSANPYLAFAALMMAGLDGIQNKIHPGDAMDKDLYDLPKEEALNIPTVAETFQEALDCLEADHEFLTRGGVFTEDMIKGYVDLKRGEVERLNMTTHPVEFELYYSC; encoded by the coding sequence ATGTCCAAGACAGTTGATTTGATTAACGAACACGAAGTTAAGTGGGTTGACCTGCGTTTTACCGACAGCCGTGGTAAAGAGCAGCACGTGACCCTGCCGGCCTCCGAAGTCGACGAAGATTTCTTCGCAGACGGCAAGATGTTCGACGGTTCCTCAATTGCCGGCTGGAAGGGCATCAACGAATCCGACATGATCCTCATGCCGGACGACTCCACTGCCGTTCTGGACCCGTTCACCGAGGAAACCACCCTCAACATCACCTGTGACATTGTTGAGCCTTCCACTATGCAAGGCTACGAGCGTGACCCGCGCTCCGTTGCCCGTCGCGCGGAAGAGTACCTGAAGTCCACCGGCATCGCCGATGGCGCCCTGTTCGGCCCGGAGCCGGAGTTCTTCGTATTTGACTCCGTGAAGTGGGAAGTGGACATGAAAGGTGCCGGCTACTCCCTTCACTCCGAGGAAGCAGCGTGGGTATCCGGTGAAGACTTCGACCGCAACAACATCGGTCACCGTCCGGGCGTGAAAGGCGGCTACTTCCCGGTTCCGCCGGTAGACAGCCTGCACGACCTGCGTGGCGCCATGTGTGCGGCCATGGAATCCATGGGCCTGGAAATCGAAGTGCACCACCACGAAGTGGGCACCGCTGGCCAGTGTGAGATCGGCGTTGGCGCCAACACCCTGACCCGCAAGGCTGACGAAGTTCAGATCCTGAAGTACTGCGTGCACAACGTGGCTCACGCCTACGGCAAGACCGCCACCTTCATGCCCAAGCCGGTTGTTGGTGACAACGGTTCAGGCATGCACGTTCACATGTCCCTGAGCAAGGACGGCAAGAACCTGTTCGCCGGTGACAGCTACGCGGGCCTGAGCGAAACCGCGCTGTACTACATCGGTGGTGTGATCAAGCACGCCAAGGCCATCAACGCCTTCACCAATAGCTCCACCAACTCGTACAAGCGTCTGGTACCGGGCTTCGAAGCGCCGGTTATGCTGGCCTACTCTGCCCGTAACCGCTCTGCCTCCATCCGTATCCCGTACGTGAACAGCCCGAAGGCGCGTCGTATCGAGGTTCGCTTCCCGGATCCGTCTGCCAACCCGTACCTGGCCTTCGCTGCCCTGATGATGGCTGGCCTGGACGGCATCCAGAACAAGATCCACCCGGGCGATGCCATGGACAAGGACCTGTACGACCTGCCGAAGGAAGAGGCCCTGAACATCCCGACCGTCGCCGAGACTTTCCAGGAAGCCCTGGATTGCCTGGAAGCGGACCACGAGTTCCTGACCCGTGGCGGCGTCTTCACCGAAGACATGATCAAGGGCTACGTCGACCTGAAGCGCGGTGAAGTTGAGCGTCTGAACATGACCACTCACCCGGTTGAGTTCGAGCTCTACTACTCCTGCTAA
- a CDS encoding DUF4124 domain-containing protein, whose product MKPRNGLVAAMLVVLASPAGAEVYRNVDAYGNVTFSDEPSDGSEAIEVKPVTTVTLPKPQDVRETEQLREDVQREGSVYESVSFAYPENNQAFHSGSGDVQFELRSSPGLQAGHKYEVTLDGQPVGQTTSGSVTVRNVFRGTHDARVHIVDENGVQVKTGTAITFTVHRPSVAN is encoded by the coding sequence ATGAAACCGAGGAACGGATTAGTCGCCGCCATGCTGGTTGTCCTGGCCAGCCCCGCCGGCGCCGAGGTTTATCGCAACGTCGACGCCTATGGCAACGTCACCTTCTCCGACGAGCCCTCCGACGGCTCCGAGGCCATCGAGGTCAAGCCCGTCACCACCGTCACCCTGCCCAAGCCCCAGGACGTGCGCGAAACCGAGCAGCTTCGGGAGGACGTGCAGCGGGAAGGCTCGGTCTACGAGAGCGTGTCCTTCGCCTACCCGGAAAACAACCAGGCCTTTCACAGCGGCAGTGGCGACGTGCAGTTTGAGCTGAGAAGCAGCCCAGGCCTGCAGGCTGGCCACAAGTACGAAGTAACTCTGGACGGCCAACCCGTGGGCCAGACCACGTCCGGCTCGGTCACGGTTCGCAACGTTTTCCGGGGCACCCACGATGCCCGGGTCCACATCGTCGACGAGAACGGCGTGCAGGTAAAAACCGGTACCGCCATCACCTTCACGGTCCACCGGCCGTCCGTCGCCAACTGA
- the glnL gene encoding nitrogen regulation protein NR(II) codes for MALPTASSNGYKSILDSLTTAVLVLEDSLKIRYFNPAAESLFETSMTRSQGQPFKDILVDSEDALKTLYAAAENGQSYTRREAEFLLTSGARLTVDYSVTPISLEPTELLIEIQPRDRLLRISREEDIISQQETTRILVRGMAHEIKNPLGGIRGAAQLLDRELNDEDQREYTRVIIDEADRLRGLVDRMLGPNKALKLAPTNIHEVLERVGTLVEAESKNSLVFRRDYDPSLPEFRGDKEQLIQAFLNIARNAMEAAFEQQSEHRSKNPPTITFRTRALRQFTIGNRRHRLVCRVDVIDNGPGIPPELLQNIFYPMISGRASGTGLGLSITQSIIGQHHGLVECESEPGRTDFIIFLPLEDTP; via the coding sequence ATGGCACTGCCTACGGCCTCTTCGAACGGCTACAAGAGTATTCTGGACAGCCTGACCACCGCAGTTCTGGTCCTCGAGGACAGCCTGAAAATCCGTTACTTCAATCCGGCCGCCGAAAGCCTGTTCGAAACCAGCATGACCCGGAGCCAGGGACAGCCGTTCAAGGACATTCTGGTGGACTCGGAAGACGCGCTGAAGACGCTCTATGCCGCAGCAGAAAATGGCCAGTCCTACACCCGCCGGGAAGCGGAGTTCCTGCTCACCAGCGGGGCCAGGCTGACCGTGGATTACTCGGTGACCCCCATCAGCCTGGAGCCGACCGAGCTGCTGATTGAGATCCAGCCTCGGGACCGCCTGCTGCGCATCAGTCGGGAAGAGGACATCATCTCCCAGCAGGAAACCACCCGGATCCTGGTGCGGGGCATGGCCCACGAAATCAAGAATCCCCTCGGCGGCATCCGCGGCGCGGCCCAGCTGCTCGACCGCGAGCTCAATGACGAGGATCAGCGCGAGTACACCCGCGTGATCATCGACGAAGCGGACCGGCTGCGCGGCCTGGTCGACCGGATGCTCGGTCCCAACAAGGCCCTGAAGCTGGCCCCGACCAACATCCACGAAGTGCTGGAGCGGGTCGGCACCCTGGTGGAAGCGGAAAGCAAGAACAGCCTGGTGTTCCGCCGCGATTACGACCCCAGCCTTCCAGAATTCCGGGGCGACAAGGAACAACTGATCCAGGCGTTCCTGAACATCGCCCGCAATGCCATGGAAGCCGCTTTCGAGCAGCAGAGCGAACACCGCAGCAAGAACCCGCCGACCATCACCTTCCGGACCCGGGCCCTGCGACAGTTCACCATTGGCAACCGACGCCATCGCCTGGTCTGCCGGGTCGATGTCATCGATAACGGCCCCGGCATTCCGCCGGAGCTGCTGCAAAACATTTTCTATCCGATGATCAGCGGCCGTGCCAGTGGCACCGGCCTGGGGCTTTCCATCACCCAGAGCATCATCGGTCAACATCACGGCCTGGTGGAGTGCGAAAGCGAGCCGGGCCGCACTGACTTCATCATCTTCCTGCCTCTGGAGGACACCCCATGA